One region of Halodesulfovibrio sp. genomic DNA includes:
- a CDS encoding valine--tRNA ligase, with amino-acid sequence MAENALSKGYESQTVEDQWRKHWEENNVFTPDMDAEGEAYSIVIPPPNVTGALHMGHALNLTLQDILCRYQRQKGKKVLWVPGTDHAGIATQNVVERKLATEGLGRHDLGREKFVERVWDWREEYGSRILNQVRKMGASVDWTRERFTMDEGLSKAVRKVFVELHEQGLIYKGDYIINWCPRCHTALADDEVDHANEPGALHYIKYPLAEGSGDLIIATTRPETMLADTAIAVNPDDERFSHLIGKKAILPLVGRELEIIGDRYVDIEFGTGCLKVTPAHDHNDWELGRKHGLEVMNILNEDGTLTEDTGDYAGLTCVEARVKILEELKAGGYLDRIEEHEHSVGHCYRCKTIVEPFVSTQWFVAMTKLAPRARAAVPELTQIFPESWIKTYNHWLDNIRDWCISRQIWWGHRIPAWTCQDCGELIVATEDPTSCKCGSTNIVQDEDVLDTWFSSALWPFSTMGWPDKTKELDTFYPTSVLVTGFDILFFWVARMMMMGLHFMDEVPFHHVYIHALVRDEKGKKMSKSTGNVIDPVEMIDKYGCDSLRFTLTSFAAMGRDIKLSEQRIDGYRNFCNKIWNAARFALMNLPEEKPKTFAFDEIDGVHHRWILSRLESVKKDMDNAITSYHFNESAQIMYKFIWNEFCDWYLELIKPDMRAGGERAEKAQFVLWTVLQEMMVILHPIMPFITAQVWSVLPGIENKDIATELYPEMRPACEDNDAEAAMTLIQETIVAVRTIKAELNVAPQTRLNVLIRTASDEAKALYEDAMEVMQALARLNNVELGADVEAPKASASSVVQGNEVIVPLEGLVNFEDELARLDKELGKVEKDLKQASGKLRNESFVNNAPAAIVEKEKARAAELEDTQQKLLKLQKRLVDAMG; translated from the coding sequence ATGGCGGAAAACGCTCTTTCTAAGGGGTATGAATCTCAAACGGTTGAAGACCAGTGGCGAAAGCACTGGGAAGAAAACAACGTGTTCACACCGGATATGGATGCCGAGGGTGAGGCGTATTCTATTGTCATTCCGCCGCCAAACGTCACCGGTGCGTTGCATATGGGGCACGCTCTGAACCTGACTTTGCAGGATATTCTCTGTCGCTACCAGCGTCAGAAAGGCAAAAAAGTATTATGGGTTCCGGGTACTGACCATGCTGGTATTGCTACTCAGAACGTTGTAGAGCGCAAGCTTGCTACAGAAGGCTTAGGTCGTCATGACCTTGGTCGCGAAAAATTTGTAGAGCGTGTATGGGACTGGCGTGAAGAGTACGGTAGCCGTATTCTTAATCAGGTTCGTAAAATGGGTGCATCCGTTGACTGGACCCGTGAACGCTTCACTATGGATGAAGGTCTTTCCAAAGCTGTTCGTAAAGTTTTTGTTGAACTGCACGAGCAGGGTTTGATTTACAAAGGCGACTACATCATTAACTGGTGTCCGCGTTGTCACACCGCTCTTGCGGATGATGAAGTAGATCACGCTAATGAACCGGGGGCACTGCACTACATTAAATATCCTCTCGCAGAAGGTTCCGGCGATCTTATTATCGCAACTACCCGTCCAGAAACCATGCTTGCGGATACCGCTATTGCTGTTAACCCTGATGACGAGCGCTTCAGCCATCTCATCGGTAAAAAAGCAATTCTCCCACTGGTTGGACGCGAACTTGAAATTATCGGTGACCGCTACGTAGATATCGAATTCGGTACAGGTTGTCTGAAAGTTACCCCTGCACATGACCATAATGACTGGGAACTCGGTCGTAAGCACGGTCTTGAGGTTATGAATATCCTCAATGAAGACGGTACGCTTACTGAAGACACCGGTGATTACGCAGGTCTTACCTGTGTTGAAGCTCGTGTAAAAATTCTTGAAGAGCTTAAAGCAGGCGGATACCTCGACCGCATCGAAGAACACGAGCACAGTGTTGGTCACTGTTACCGTTGTAAAACTATTGTTGAGCCGTTCGTATCTACTCAGTGGTTCGTGGCAATGACAAAGCTTGCTCCGCGTGCTCGCGCAGCAGTGCCGGAACTCACACAGATTTTCCCAGAATCATGGATCAAGACCTACAACCACTGGCTTGATAATATCCGCGACTGGTGCATCTCCCGTCAAATTTGGTGGGGACACCGTATTCCGGCATGGACATGTCAGGATTGCGGCGAGCTTATCGTTGCAACAGAAGACCCGACTTCCTGTAAGTGTGGTTCTACAAACATTGTGCAGGACGAAGACGTTCTTGATACATGGTTCTCTTCTGCGCTGTGGCCTTTCTCTACTATGGGCTGGCCTGACAAAACAAAAGAGCTGGATACCTTCTACCCGACTTCCGTACTTGTTACCGGTTTTGATATTCTGTTCTTCTGGGTTGCTCGTATGATGATGATGGGGCTGCACTTTATGGACGAAGTTCCGTTCCATCATGTGTACATCCATGCTCTTGTGCGTGACGAAAAAGGGAAGAAGATGTCTAAATCTACAGGTAACGTAATTGACCCTGTAGAAATGATCGACAAATACGGTTGTGACTCCCTGCGCTTTACCCTTACTTCTTTTGCAGCAATGGGTCGCGACATTAAATTGTCTGAGCAGCGCATCGACGGTTACCGTAACTTCTGCAACAAAATTTGGAACGCAGCTCGTTTCGCGCTGATGAACCTGCCGGAAGAAAAGCCTAAGACTTTCGCTTTCGATGAAATTGACGGCGTACATCACCGTTGGATTCTTTCCCGTCTTGAGTCTGTGAAGAAAGATATGGATAACGCCATCACAAGTTACCATTTCAACGAATCTGCACAGATCATGTACAAGTTTATCTGGAACGAGTTCTGCGACTGGTACCTTGAGCTTATTAAGCCTGACATGCGTGCAGGTGGCGAACGTGCAGAAAAAGCACAGTTTGTTCTGTGGACTGTATTGCAGGAAATGATGGTTATTCTTCACCCGATTATGCCATTCATCACCGCACAGGTGTGGAGCGTGCTGCCGGGTATCGAAAACAAAGATATTGCGACAGAATTGTACCCAGAAATGCGCCCTGCATGTGAAGATAATGATGCAGAAGCAGCAATGACTCTCATTCAGGAAACAATTGTTGCAGTACGTACCATCAAAGCAGAACTGAATGTTGCTCCGCAGACTCGCCTTAATGTGCTTATCCGTACCGCTTCTGATGAAGCTAAAGCACTGTACGAAGATGCAATGGAAGTAATGCAGGCGCTTGCACGTCTTAACAACGTTGAACTCGGCGCAGATGTTGAAGCACCGAAAGCTTCTGCTTCCAGCGTAGTTCAGGGCAACGAAGTTATCGTACCTCTTGAAGGTCTCGTAAACTTTGAAGACGAACTTGCACGACTCGATAAAGAGCTTGGCAAAGTTGAAAAAGATCTCAAGCAGGCTTCCGGTAAGCTGCGTAACGAAAGCTTCGTTAACAACGCTCCGGCTGCTATCGTTGAAAAAGAAAAAGCTCGCGCTGCCGAACTTGAAGATACTCAGCAAAAGCTGCTGAAGCTTCAGAAGCGTCTTGTTGACGCAATGGGCTAG
- a CDS encoding BPL-N domain-containing protein, which yields MSSIYILWDESHLWGLLVWRALEAMKLPYCIVRGEEIAQGLLSCNPPALLLTPGGNARLKAEALGSKGIEEIRNYIARGGKYLGFCGGAGLGLTGKNGLDLCPWERAKFTNRLQHFVSGHLHSSLGTNLSHSGDLIPDNFSENPALPVWWPARFSPKENTDVEILASYATPGNDFWIADLPLSTLPPGTFNEWEDLYGIKLRPEFLEGQPCVITGNYGEGRYVLSYTHLETPNSPEANAWLAHIINALTEGTVTAKQTLVTDWHPATELPLWTDEKLLEAKGIFDDIVTIGKNHCLFFARNSWLIGWRAGIPGANLNNLYNGLCSAVSMQPTPAAEEYWASVSEKFMHDLHLFYEGVKGYLLAERLAMTLSKTFPETVSTESLRNQRTALFGPPMASGGLYLELLHVLDTLVYLLLPHTTAS from the coding sequence ATGTCAAGCATCTATATATTATGGGACGAATCCCACCTATGGGGTTTACTCGTCTGGCGGGCACTGGAAGCAATGAAGCTTCCATACTGCATTGTGCGGGGAGAAGAAATAGCGCAGGGATTACTTTCTTGCAACCCACCAGCCTTACTCCTTACTCCCGGCGGTAACGCCAGATTAAAAGCGGAGGCTCTCGGTTCAAAAGGAATCGAAGAAATTCGCAACTATATTGCAAGAGGCGGAAAATATTTAGGCTTCTGCGGTGGTGCAGGACTGGGGCTTACCGGAAAAAACGGGCTGGACCTTTGCCCGTGGGAACGCGCAAAGTTTACCAACCGCTTACAGCACTTTGTTAGCGGACATCTGCATTCTTCTCTCGGTACCAATCTTTCGCACTCTGGCGATCTTATTCCTGATAATTTTTCAGAAAATCCAGCACTTCCTGTATGGTGGCCAGCCAGATTTTCTCCTAAAGAAAATACAGATGTCGAAATCTTAGCGAGCTACGCAACCCCCGGTAATGATTTCTGGATTGCAGACTTACCGCTAAGCACACTGCCTCCGGGGACATTCAACGAGTGGGAAGACCTGTATGGCATTAAGTTGCGCCCAGAGTTTCTGGAAGGTCAACCATGTGTCATCACAGGTAACTATGGTGAAGGACGCTATGTACTGAGTTATACGCATCTTGAAACACCAAATTCTCCTGAAGCAAATGCATGGCTTGCTCACATTATTAATGCACTCACTGAAGGCACCGTAACGGCAAAGCAGACTCTGGTGACAGACTGGCATCCTGCAACAGAACTCCCACTGTGGACAGATGAAAAGCTGCTTGAAGCGAAAGGAATATTCGACGACATCGTAACAATTGGCAAAAACCATTGTCTTTTCTTTGCCAGAAACTCATGGCTCATCGGTTGGCGTGCAGGTATTCCCGGAGCAAATCTGAATAACTTGTATAATGGACTCTGCTCCGCTGTTTCCATGCAACCGACTCCAGCAGCTGAAGAGTACTGGGCATCTGTTTCTGAAAAATTTATGCACGATTTGCATTTATTTTATGAAGGTGTGAAAGGCTATTTATTAGCAGAGCGGCTTGCGATGACGTTGTCCAAAACATTTCCAGAGACAGTTTCCACCGAATCACTTCGTAACCAGAGGACGGCATTATTTGGCCCTCCAATGGCAAGTGGCGGTCTGTACCTCGAGCTTCTTCATGTTCTCGACACATTAGTATACCTGTTACTGCCACATACTACTGCATCGTAA